A portion of the Kazachstania africana CBS 2517 chromosome 2, complete genome genome contains these proteins:
- the IKI1 gene encoding Elongator subunit IKI1 (similar to Saccharomyces cerevisiae IKI1 (YHR187W); ancestral locus Anc_5.48), translating into MASSAHNPSILLKRVLSLTEPSSFILCLDSVSQSSSYLIEELVFNANKSAGTNIIFVSFETNDKPEYASNFIDAENMDLAKIGQLVKSYLPSSSETRRSKNLVIVDSLNCISRSHLTQFVSSIASPHATIVATYHKDVPEVDEHGLENYPSAVELLKFISTTIMNINPILPRSLDREELNISLNRFRMPRGLNNPTFKLEFTNRRRSGRALSYEFNVDTVNHNYSIVMEAGTEDGVVETPEMLQDLATFNLSTSAKQKEAKDQVALPFLEAQSFSAGGAIVYEYEKDDDYDEEDPYEDPF; encoded by the coding sequence ATGGCCAGTTCAGCTCACAATCCATCCATTTTGTTGAAGAGGGTGTTGAGTTTAACAGAaccatcatcatttatACTGTGTCTGGACAGCGTGTCACAGTCTTCAAGTTATCTCATCGAAGAACTTGTATTCAATGCAAATAAGTCTGCTGGTACAAACATaatatttgtttcttttgaaacaaatgaTAAGCCAGAATATGCATCTAATTTTATCGATGCTGAAAATATGGATTTGGCAAAAATTGGCCAACTAGTTAAGAGTTACCTACCTTCTTCCTCAGAGACACGTAGGAGTAAAAATCTGGTCATAGTTGATTCACTCAATTGCATTTCAAGATCACATCTCACCCAGTTTGTTTCCTCTATAGCATCTCCTCATGCTACCATAGTTGCTACTTATCATAAAGACGTACCAGAAGTCGATGAGCATGGTCTTGAAAATTATCCATCTGCGGTGGAACTACTCAAGTTCATTTCGACTACTATAATGAACATCAATCCAATTCTTCCTAGGAGTTTAGACAGGGAGGAATTAAACATATCTCTAAATAGGTTCCGTATGCCTCGCGGTCTAAACAATCcaactttcaaattagAATTTACAAATCGTAGACGTTCAGGTAGAGCTTTGAGTTATGAATTTAATGTTGATACAGTAAACCACAACTACTCGATAGTTATGGAGGCCGGAACCGAAGATGGTGTGGTTGAGACGCCTGAAATGCTTCAAGACTTAGCCACCTTCAACCTTTCTACGTCTGCCAAACAAAAGGAGGCAAAAGATCAAGTTGCACTACCATTTTTGGAAGCCCAGTCCTTCTCTGCTGGTGGGGCCATTGTATATGAGtatgaaaaagatgatgattaCGATGAAGAAGACCCATATGAAGATCCATTTTAA
- the HSH155 gene encoding U2 snRNP complex subunit HSH155 (similar to Saccharomyces cerevisiae HSH155 (YMR288W); ancestral locus Anc_5.46) has product MTEASGTQKHQIGGTYGIPQYLREEMQNKERDEQHTDILQERIKNKSAYNKEDEYHKRRLDSNASEPTKEEGRLVVVNDKYDEHEIDHVSKKRKSRWDVQSYVIPEESKALKDEIDQSLVLDVPEAHSLRFFKASDKLHFAALINKKPFESLSDDEKRERHLLSLILRIKNGTSSIRKQATRQLTDKCQNFGPKLIFDSILPILLDKELEDQERHLLIKIIDRVLYKLDALVKPYTRDILVVVSPLLIDEDPILRTVGKEIINNLSSVVGLSTMLTAMRTDIDNDDEYIRNISSRTLAIIGQSLGVSKLLPFINAACHSRKSWKARHTSVKIVLQLSVLLGSGVLPYLNGLIQCIFDGLTDEHIPIRILTANTLASLAQNSYPYGLEAFDFALKPLWKGLHTHRGKVLAAFLKCLGSIIPLMDSEYASYYTDEIMKVIQRHFNSPDDEMRKAVLVVLQKCSQTDSITSQYLRKEVVPSFFQNFWTRRVSLDLQLNKIVVYTTVVLSEKIGCAYVIENLLKPLRDEVEPFRTMAVHAVNRVVKRLGTADLDERLETRLLDALLVAFQGQTSDDSIIFRGFGTVATSLDKRMKPFLSPIISTILFNLKHKDQMVRQHAADLCNIMVPVIKNCGEVEMLNKLSIILYESLGEVYPEVLGSIILVIGTIVRVMDLDKLEPPVNQILPSLTPILRNRHNKVQFNIINVVGFIARKGPSYAPPKEWMRICFQLLEMLKSTNKKIRKSANATFGYIAKALGPQDVLVVLLNNLKVQERQLRVCTAVAIGIVAKTCGPYTVLPALMNEYKTPETNVQNGVLKAMTFIFEYIGDLAQDYIYLTVPLLEDALIDRDLVHRQTAATVIKHIALHCANSGNEDAFIHLLNLLVPNIFETSPHVIARILDGLEALSHTLGPGIFMNYIWAGLFHPAKNVRKAFWRVYNTAYVQHMDSLVPYYPITNDESTRIAELDIII; this is encoded by the coding sequence ATGACAGAAGCTAGTGGTACTCAAAAACATCAGATCGGTGGGACATATGGTATTCCGCAATATCTAAGGGAAGAGATGCAGAATAAAGAGAGAGATGAGCAACACACAGATATTTTACAGGAACGAATAAAGAATAAATCCGCGTATAATAAAGAAGACGAATATCATAAAAGAAGGCTAGATAGTAATGCTAGTGAACCAACAAAAGAGGAAGGTAGACTGGTTGTGGTAAACGACAAATATGATGAGCATGAGATAGACCATGTTTCCAAAAAGCGTAAATCTAGATGGGATGTTCAAAGCTACGTCATACCTGAGGAATCAAAGGCTTTGAAAGATGAGATAGACCAGTCTTTGGTTCTCGACGTTCCAGAGGCGCATAGTTTAAGATTTTTCAAGGCCTCTGATAAACTACATTTTGCTGCactaataaataaaaaaccATTCGAATCTTTGAGCGACGACGAGAAGAGGGAAAGACATCtattatcattaattttaagAATAAAGAATGGTACTTCATCCATACGGAAACAAGCAACAAGGCAGTTGACAGACAAAtgtcaaaattttggtCCGAAACTCATATTTGACTCTATATTGCCAATACTACTAGATAAAGAATTGGAAGACCAAGAAAGACATTTATTGATTAAAATTATAGACCGTGTTCTTTATAAATTGGATGCTCTTGTCAAGCCTTATACCCGCGATATTCTAGTTGTGGTTTCTCCTCTCTTAATAGATGAAGATCCAATATTGCGTACAGTAgggaaagaaataataaacaaTTTGTCATCTGTAGTTGGTTTATCAACTATGTTGACAGCAATGAGAACTGATATCGATAATGATGACGAATATATTAGGAACATATCTTCTAGAACTCTGGCAATTATTGGGCAATCTCTGGGCGTCTCAAAATTACTTCCATTCATAAATGCAGCATGTCATTCGAGAAAATCATGGAAGGCTCGCCATACTAGCGTAAAAATTGTACTGCAACTTTCTGTCCTCCTTGGTTCCGGAGTATTACCCTACTTAAATGGTTTAATACAATGCATTTTTGATGGATTAACAGATGAACATATTCCTATTCGTATTCTTACCGCAAATACTTTGGCTAGTTTAGCACAAAATTCTTATCCATATGGTTTGGAAGCTTTTGATTTCGCTTTGAAACCGTTATGGAAGGGACTTCATACACATAGGGGTAAAGTTCTAGCggcatttttgaaatgtcTTGGGTCTATTATACCACTAATGGACTCAGAATACGCTAGTTACTATACTGATGAAATCATGAAAGTAATACAAAGGCACTTCAACTCTCcagatgatgaaatgaGGAAAGCAGTCCTTGTAGTACTACAAAAATGCAGTCAAACAGATAGTATCACTTCTCAGTATTTACGGAAGGAAGTAGTGCCttcatttttccaaaacTTCTGGACAAGACGTGTATCATTAGATCTTCAACTAAATAAAATAGTTGTATACACCACAGTGGTGCTCTCCGAAAAAATTGGCTGTGCTTATGTTATTgagaatttattgaaaccCTTAAGAGACGAGGTTGAGCCATTCAGAACTATGGCTGTTCATGCAGTTAATAGGGTGGTCAAACGATTAGGAACCGCTGATTTAGATGAAAGATTGGAAACCCGTCTGTTAGACGCGCTTTTGGTAGCATTTCAGGGACAAACATCTGATGATTCCATCATATTTAGAGGTTTCGGTACTGTTGCAACGTCATTAGACAAAAGAATGAAGCCTTTTCTCAGTCCGATAATTAGTACTATTTTATTTAACCTCAAGCATAAAGATCAAATGGTCCGTCAGCATGCTGCTGATCTATGTAATATCATGGTACCCGTAATAAAAAACTGTGGCGAAGTTGAAATGCTCAATAAGCTCAGcattattttatatgaATCACTAGGAGAAGTATATCCCGAGGTATTGGGGTCAATCATTCTCGTAATTGGTACTATAGTAAGAGTGATGGATTTGGATAAACTAGAGCCCCCagtaaatcaaatattaccGTCACTTACTCCTATTTTGCGTAATAGGCACAATAAGGTGcaatttaatattataaatGTGGTAGGTTTTATTGCAAGAAAGGGTCCAAGTTATGCTCCACCAAAAGAATGGATGAGGATTTGTTTTCAATTACTAGAAATGCTGAAAAgtacaaataaaaaaattcgGAAGTCAGCAAATGCAACTTTTGGTTATATAGCCAAAGCATTGGGCCCTCAAGATGTGTTAGTTGTCTTGCTAAATAACTTAAAGGTTCAAGAACGTCAACTTCGTGTATGTACCGCAGTTGCTATCGGTATTGTTGCCAAAACATGTGGTCCTTACACAGTCCTACCCGCTTTAATGAATGAATACAAAACACCTGAGACCAATGTTCAGAACGGTGTATTAAAAGCAATGACcttcatatttgaatatattggtGATCTTGCGCAGGATTACATATACCTAACAGTACCCTTACTGGAAGATGCACTTATAGACAGAGATTTAGTTCACCGTCAGACTGCTGCAACGGTAATAAAACATATAGCATTACATTGTGCAAATTCAGGCAATGAGGATGCATTCATACATTTGCTCAATCTCCTGGtcccaaatatttttgaaacttcGCCTCATGTTATTGCAAGAATCCTTGATGGCTTGGAAGCTTTAAGCCATACCCTTGGTCCTGGTATATTTATGAATTATATCTGGGCTGGGCTTTTCCATCCTGCCAAAAATGTTCGCAAGGCATTCTGGAGGGTGTACAACACTGCATATGTACAACATATGGACTCGTTAGTACCTTACTATCCTAttacaaatgatgaatcaaCAAGAATAGCGGAACTAGATATAATTATATAG
- the ABZ2 gene encoding aminodeoxychorismate lyase ABZ2 (similar to Saccharomyces cerevisiae YMR289W; ancestral locus Anc_5.44), producing MSAIKNQGSCEEFEILDTLRYDSNFSLLVAGSENLKALTYSEVDNMLQLEQNESGYNFFGNASIEVNDLKNFTEGHEGHGTELLLLLNAGFLNSPKLISTVANDKSLTEIISKRFLFLRQHLNRINAALGVFEGNFRLSFGEVMQILIDALMEQYDTSLSYHDRLLKILNSSQVHKVRLLVTLEHKVKAELHPLPFFQDTIINPTKYFINSILSGFLEWKEACWDLFLDGLPTAGRFPFSTFKTTARKPYDEARNRLFKMAKNYRNGADDTSKCEVLLYNEKGEIMEGSITNIAVLSKNKSEDGTPRYITPYLSSGCLCGTMRYYLLKKGLISEGHVMTNDIKKGDTVLLFNGVMGCVKGIIRE from the coding sequence ATGTCTGCTATCAAAAATCAAGGTTCATGTGAGGAGTTTGAAATATTGGATACATTAAGGTATGATTCGAATTTTTCCCTGTTAGTTGCTGGATCAGAAAATCTTAAAGCCTTAACCTATTCAGAAGTTGACAACATGTTACAATTGGAGCAAAATGAATCTGgttataatttttttgggAATGCTTCCATTGAAGTTAAcgatttgaagaattttacAGAAGGTCATGAGGGGCATGGGACTGAGTTATTATTGCTTCTAAATGCTGGTTTTTTGAACAGCCCCAAGCTGATTTCAACAGTCGCGAATGATAAATCTTTGACAGAAATCATATCCAAAAGGTTTCTGTTTCTAAGGCAACATCTAAATAGGATAAATGCTGCTTTGGGTGTCTTCGAGGGAAACTTTAGGCTGAGTTTTGGCGAAGTGATGCAAATTCTTATAGATGCTCTCATGGAGCAATATGACACTTCTCTTTCCTACCATGATAGattattgaagatattgaatagTAGTCAAGTCCACAAGGTGAGGCTACTAGTTACACTTGAGCACAAAGTAAAAGCAGAGCTTCATCCATTAcctttctttcaagataCGATTATTAATCctacaaaatattttatcaacAGTATATTAAGTGGTTTTCTAGAATGGAAGGAGGCGTGCTGGGATCTGTTTCTTGATGGTTTACCCACAGCAGGAAGGTTTCCATTCTCAACATTTAAGACAACTGCCCGAAAGCCTTACGATGAAGCTAGAAACCGATTATTTAAAATGGCCAAAAATTATAGAAATGGTGCAGATGACACATCCAAATGCGAAGTGCTACTTTACAATGAAAAAGGCGAAATTATGGAAGGGAGTATTACGAATATTGCAGTTCTATCAAAGAACAAGAGCGAAGATGGCACCCCAAGATATATAACGCCATATCTTTCCTCAGGTTGCTTGTGCGGTACCATGAGATACTATCTCTTGAAAAAAGGTCTTATCTCAGAAGGACATGTAATGACCAATGATATCAAGAAGGGGGACACCGTGCTATTATTCAACGGTGTGATGGGGTGCGTCAAGGGTATAATAAGAGAATAA
- the GPI16 gene encoding GPI-anchor transamidase subunit GPI16 (similar to Saccharomyces cerevisiae GPI16 (YHR188C); ancestral locus Anc_5.47) yields the protein MKYSRSLTGLCQYILLSLVFLKQLNAEASQFSEDESTYGGDTTFPYKENMHIKPLPRNHLMMSFSFNMTSESFVPGKSASNFDQYSHYYAFPKAIEPLLHHTSTRKLNLRFTRGFWNSKQWGRLPNDGFMSGSSGVELWAVIEAASKEDAYKQWKSLANSLSGLFCASINFIDSSKTTYPVHSFQPDEVTGGELPLFQDKNDLYLIRAALANEPVCTENLTPLVKLLPTKGKAGISSLLDGHKVFDSLWHNLAIDVNTRCDDTDGGKCHFEMEALVNMAIHVPNVLHRNENPIPRPLRGEELRCDESKTHDEYHCFPSSEESKAQYLFSKIFGKTIRGSKAMVLHVSNICVDVSDKWTALIKVNDGYFSTSDNCFDLNEESEYDLFLSTEDTNDILPVEDVPVYVSRSLTGSGQDYGGLRAVFNNPTSEPVKIIYFESLPWFMRIYLSTLTLDGKDIDNSNLPDIIKSTNYTPSIDRNRPTQLEFILTIPAYTSFSLSYQFDKALLHFSEYLPDANHGFEIESAVITVIHPVSYQFRTSTLLLSIATPDFSMPYNVIIITSTVMGLIFGMLFNMFVKRMMTLEEADKILVTRTLKYKLNVLRQKILSKFQKLTKKD from the coding sequence ATGAAGTACTCGAGGTCACTTACTGGTTTATGCCAGTATATACTGCTTTCATTGGTTTTTTTAAAGCAATTGAATGCTGAAGCCTCACAATTTTCTGAAGACGAGAGCACATATGGTGGAGATACAACCTTCCcctacaaagaaaatatgcATATAAAACCTTTGCCTCGCAATCATCTGATGATGAGTTTTTCATTCAACATGACATCTGAATCGTTTGTTCCAGGAAAATCTGCATCTAATTTTGATCAATATAGCCATTATTATGCTTTCCCAAAGGCGATAGAGCCTCTGCTGCACCATACTTCTACAAGAAAGTTGAACCTAAGATTTACTAGAGGTTTTTGGAATTCTAAACAATGGGGTCGTTTACCAAATGACGGTTTCATGTCTGGAAGCTCTGGTGTTGAATTATGGGCCGTGATAGAAGCAGCGTCCAAAGAAGACGCTTATAAGCAATGGAAATCACTTGCCAATTCATTGAGTGGTTTATTTTGCGCTTCTATTAACTTCATTGATAGCTCTAAAACGACTTATCCTGTACACTCATTTCAACCAGATGAAGTCACCGGAGGTGAGCTTCCattatttcaagataaGAACGATCTGTATCTAATTAGAGCTGCACTTGCAAACGAGCCTGTGTGTACTGAAAATCTGACTCCTTTGGTGAAACTATTGCCAACTAAAGGCAAAGCAGGTATTTCTAGTCTATTGGATGGTCACAAAGTGTTTGACTCGCTCTGGCACAACTTGGCCATAGATGTTAACACGAGATGTGATGATACAGATGGAGGAAAATGTCATTTTGAAATGGAGGCATTAGTGAATATGGCAATTCACGTCCCAAATGTGTTACATAGAAATGAGAATCCTATTCCTAGACCATTGCGTGGTGAGGAGTTGCGCTGTGATGAATCAAAAACTCACGATGAGTATCACTGTTTCCCTTCAAGTGAAGAATCTAAAGCACAGTATCTCTTTTCGAAAATATTTGGGAAGACTATAAGGGGGTCTAAGGCTATGGTGCTTCATGTTTCTAACATTTGTGTGGATGTGTCAGATAAATGGACAGCTTTGATCAAAGTAAATGATGGCTACTTTTCCACAAGTGATAACTGTTTTGACCTGAACGAAGAGAGTGAAtatgatttatttttaagtACAGAAGACACAAATGATATTCTTCCAGTTGAAGATGTTCCAGTGTATGTGAGTAGATCTTTAACAGGGTCGGGCCAAGATTATGGTGGTCTACGTGcagttttcaataatcCAACTTCTGAACCTgttaaaataatttactTTGAATCGCTACCATGGTTTATGAGAATATACTTGTCAACTCTCACGTTAGATGGTAAGGATATTGATAATTCAAACCTACCagatattatcaaatctacAAATTATACTCCTTCTATCGATCGTAATAGGCCCACACAACTAGAATTTATATTGACAATTCCTGCATAcacatctttttcattgtcatatcaatttgataaagcTCTTTTACACTTTAGCGAGTATCTTCCTGATGCAAATCATGGTTTCGAAATTGAATCAGCAGTGATTACAGTTATCCATCCAGTCTCATATCAGTTTAGAACTTCAACATTACTGCTTTCAATAGCTACCCCTGATTTCAGTATGCCATATAACGTCATCATTATAACATCAACCGTAATGGGTTTGATCTTTGGTATGCTATTCAATATGTTTGTTAAGAGAATGATGACACTGGAAGAAGCTGATAAAATACTGGTCACACGGACATTGAAGTACAAATTGAATGTACTCAGACAGAAGATtctatcaaaatttcaaaaactaACTAAAAAAGATTAA